From the Octadecabacter antarcticus 307 genome, one window contains:
- a CDS encoding 2-hydroxyacid dehydrogenase: MNKTSPLRALFSAGDAAWPEYTAALPPAFAAQGLTVDVSRDHAPETVDYIIAAPNGPIQNFAPFTRCKAVLNLWAGVEDIAPNKTLTQPLARMVDPGLTDGMVEWVVGHTMRHHLGLDHHIHGQDGIWRAAYPPLAHNRPVTILGLGALGAACAKMLTGLGFPVTGWSRSQKDIADVTCQSGTDGLRDALADAEIIVLLLPLTDATTNILNHKTLALLADGAFIINPGRGPLIDDDALLTALDLNIAHATLDVFRTEPLPKNHPFWGHPKVTVTPHIASTTRASTASLCIAENIRRGEDGLSFLHLVDRSKGY, from the coding sequence ATGAATAAAACCTCACCACTCCGCGCATTGTTTTCCGCAGGTGATGCCGCTTGGCCTGAATACACCGCCGCTCTGCCGCCTGCGTTTGCCGCGCAGGGCTTGACCGTTGATGTGTCGCGCGACCACGCGCCTGAAACCGTCGATTATATCATCGCCGCCCCGAATGGTCCGATACAGAATTTCGCGCCGTTCACCCGTTGTAAGGCCGTACTGAACCTTTGGGCAGGCGTTGAAGATATCGCGCCAAACAAGACTCTGACCCAACCACTTGCACGCATGGTTGACCCTGGCCTGACGGACGGCATGGTGGAATGGGTGGTCGGGCACACGATGCGCCATCACCTTGGCTTGGATCATCACATCCATGGACAAGACGGCATCTGGCGCGCTGCCTACCCGCCGTTAGCGCACAATCGCCCTGTGACGATCCTTGGACTTGGCGCACTTGGCGCCGCTTGCGCCAAAATGCTCACAGGCTTGGGCTTCCCTGTCACGGGCTGGAGCCGGTCACAAAAAGACATCGCAGACGTCACCTGCCAGTCCGGCACTGACGGATTGCGTGATGCCTTGGCCGATGCCGAAATCATTGTGCTTTTGTTGCCGCTTACGGATGCGACAACCAATATCCTGAACCATAAGACTCTCGCACTCCTCGCTGACGGGGCCTTCATAATCAACCCCGGTCGCGGCCCGCTGATTGACGACGACGCGCTGCTCACAGCGCTTGATCTCAATATCGCCCACGCCACGCTGGATGTTTTTCGAACCGAACCCTTACCAAAAAACCACCCGTTTTGGGGACACCCTAAAGTAACAGTCACCCCCCATATCGCGTCCACCACGCGGGCAAGCACGGCGTCACTCTGCATTGCCGAGAACATCCGGCGCGGCGAAGACGGCTTGTCCTTCCTGCACCTCGTGGACCGTAGCAAAGGCTACTAA